From Catenulispora sp. EB89, a single genomic window includes:
- a CDS encoding RICIN domain-containing protein, producing MALLPSGQASAASAASGAKPTYQISIGAVNSFAYPDDTPASAYLDADGSFHFQESYSLYAKTDPRSWEFYSGTSFDDATLDTGLSNAVNPANAQDSNKDTTWRCNNSPTGLESTYMNNGTGYYSQRNYCDLSGTWVDPDTGDWYGLVHNEFTPQPFGDGLHYDAIDYAVSHDHGKTWSILGHAITSPYSTARNDTKAFPNQTYDYGDGDQRLFVDPASGYFYVFYGSRIVNKPGTGGKQNGGLAHVARAPISGKMAAGTWQKWYNGSWSQPGIGGLESNMEPADAANPTGYTDPAHDYNPANTGTADQQMAAGKLPTKSPLFIMNITYDAYLGLYIGEPETVGQTGKEPQQFYATDNLATQKWRLIGDSGSYVSGSWYRWFADSANQWSPTIVGKTFRSYCSIACATSDGEYADVTIGSSAPARPVVPQGQNVVINSGNGRVLAQTAGSSQVTSLDAYYGWAQAAWSIAPTGDGSYTVVNAATGDALGVDSAKTAARAWGTDPSATAIGASGPSVGQEWFAVPNAGSPGSFRLVNRDSGLALGMAWDASRSAETTPVRTWTDTSGSAVGGGRQPSEQTLTFTPAHPGQGPEVVHVATPGNQSGVVGTATSVQVNGSDSKGRQLRYSATGLPAGLTIDARSGLVSGTPTEPGTSPVTVTASSGHASASTTFTYAVSPKPVDLSGVHTLTNSGQALETPNGSKNGGDQLVTGAASGTTSQWTFARQTDGSYTLTNGDSGLCADDNGGNTAPGTAVIQWSCSGAVNQRWTATQLPSGSWTLKNNHTGLLLTTASTAASAPVTQETDTGSALQQWTLS from the coding sequence ATGGCGTTGCTGCCTTCGGGCCAAGCGTCGGCGGCGTCGGCGGCGTCCGGCGCCAAGCCCACGTACCAGATCTCGATCGGTGCCGTGAACAGCTTCGCGTACCCGGACGACACCCCGGCGTCGGCCTACCTCGACGCCGACGGCTCGTTCCACTTCCAGGAGTCGTACTCGCTGTACGCCAAGACCGACCCGCGCTCGTGGGAGTTCTACAGCGGCACGAGCTTCGACGACGCGACGCTGGACACCGGCCTGAGCAACGCGGTGAACCCGGCCAACGCCCAGGACTCGAACAAGGACACCACCTGGCGCTGCAACAACAGCCCGACCGGGCTTGAGTCGACCTACATGAACAACGGCACCGGCTACTACTCGCAGCGCAACTACTGCGACCTGTCCGGGACGTGGGTCGACCCGGACACCGGCGACTGGTACGGCCTGGTGCACAACGAGTTCACCCCGCAGCCCTTCGGCGACGGCCTGCACTACGACGCCATCGACTACGCGGTCTCGCACGACCACGGCAAGACCTGGTCGATCCTCGGGCACGCGATCACCTCGCCGTACAGCACCGCCCGCAACGACACCAAGGCCTTCCCGAACCAGACGTACGACTACGGCGACGGCGACCAGCGCCTGTTCGTGGACCCGGCGTCCGGCTACTTCTACGTGTTCTACGGCTCTCGCATCGTCAACAAGCCGGGCACCGGCGGCAAGCAGAACGGCGGCCTGGCGCACGTCGCGCGCGCCCCGATCAGCGGCAAGATGGCGGCCGGGACCTGGCAGAAGTGGTACAACGGCAGCTGGTCGCAGCCCGGCATCGGCGGGCTGGAGAGCAACATGGAGCCGGCGGACGCCGCGAACCCGACCGGCTACACCGACCCGGCGCACGACTACAACCCGGCCAACACCGGCACCGCCGACCAGCAGATGGCCGCCGGGAAGCTGCCGACCAAGTCGCCGCTGTTCATCATGAACATCACCTACGACGCCTACCTGGGCCTCTACATCGGCGAGCCGGAGACGGTCGGCCAGACCGGCAAAGAGCCGCAACAGTTCTACGCCACCGACAACCTCGCCACCCAGAAGTGGCGCCTGATCGGCGACTCGGGCAGCTACGTGTCCGGGTCCTGGTACCGGTGGTTCGCGGACAGCGCGAACCAGTGGAGCCCGACGATCGTCGGCAAGACGTTCCGCTCGTACTGCTCGATCGCCTGCGCGACCTCGGACGGGGAGTACGCGGACGTCACGATCGGCAGCTCGGCCCCGGCGCGTCCGGTGGTGCCGCAGGGCCAGAACGTGGTCATCAACAGCGGCAACGGCCGGGTGTTGGCGCAGACCGCAGGCAGCTCGCAGGTGACGTCGCTGGACGCGTACTACGGCTGGGCCCAGGCGGCGTGGTCGATCGCGCCGACCGGCGACGGGTCGTACACCGTGGTGAACGCCGCGACCGGGGACGCGCTCGGGGTGGACTCCGCCAAGACCGCGGCGCGCGCCTGGGGCACGGATCCGTCGGCGACGGCGATCGGCGCGTCCGGCCCGAGCGTGGGCCAGGAGTGGTTCGCGGTGCCGAACGCCGGCTCGCCGGGCTCGTTCCGGCTGGTGAACCGGGACAGCGGGCTGGCGCTGGGGATGGCGTGGGACGCGTCGCGCTCGGCGGAGACCACGCCGGTGCGGACGTGGACGGACACCTCCGGCAGCGCGGTCGGCGGCGGGCGTCAGCCCTCGGAGCAGACGCTGACGTTCACGCCGGCGCACCCGGGGCAGGGGCCTGAGGTCGTGCACGTGGCGACGCCGGGGAACCAGAGCGGCGTGGTCGGGACCGCGACGAGCGTGCAGGTCAACGGCAGCGACTCCAAGGGCCGGCAGCTGCGCTACTCGGCGACCGGCCTGCCCGCGGGCCTGACGATCGACGCCCGCAGCGGCCTGGTCAGCGGCACGCCGACGGAACCGGGGACGTCCCCGGTTACCGTGACCGCCTCCTCCGGCCACGCCTCGGCGAGCACCACGTTCACCTACGCGGTGAGCCCGAAGCCGGTGGACCTGTCAGGCGTGCACACGCTGACGAATTCGGGGCAGGCACTGGAAACGCCGAACGGTTCGAAGAACGGCGGCGACCAGCTGGTGACCGGCGCCGCTTCGGGCACCACGAGCCAGTGGACGTTCGCACGCCAGACCGACGGCAGCTACACGCTGACGAACGGCGACTCGGGCCTGTGCGCGGACGACAACGGCGGGAACACGGCGCCGGGGACCGCGGTGATCCAGTGGTCGTGCTCCGGGGCGGTGAATCAGCGCTGGACGGCGACGCAGCTGCCGTCAGGCTCGTGGACGTTGAAGAACAACCACACCGGACTGCTGCTGACGACGGCGTCGACCGCCGCCAGCGCGCCGGTGACGCAGGAGACGGACACCGGCTCCGCGC
- a CDS encoding RICIN domain-containing protein produces the protein MRLRKTLLASLAAGALAGVGALTPGSASATPPNATYTVTIGSNGTFSAQSDSPAGAFVDRDGTFYFQESYSGYGSTDSRVWQFYSGTDFDSAGLNTTISNSVNPANSQDANNNTTWRCDNSPTGLSSTSAGSGSGYTQPNFCDLIGMWVDPDTGNWVGLVHNEFTPQPFGDGLHYDAIDYAVSTDRGMTWKIEGHAITSPYSTTRNDTTAFPNQTYYYGDGDQRLYVDTASGYFYVYYGSRVVPKGGVGGSTGGLAHVARAPISGKMATGTWQKWYNGAWTQPGVGGLESNMEPVDSSNPTGYTAPANDYDPANTGTVDQQVSAGQLPSKSPLFIMNITYNAYLGLYLGTPEVVSGTQPQQYYVTDDLSTQKWYYVGDSGSSYTQGSWYRWFADSGDKWNPTIVGKSFRAYCSVACVNNAGSLYTNETIGSTAPAQPPVDTTKSYTIGTSAGRVLAQVASSTATTSDAAATGSTLEAWQFTANGDGSYRITNSSTGQALGVDSSTTSSRAWGTAPTATTLSGGTGSVGQQWWIVPVTGASGSYKLVNRYSGLVLALSSNTSRLAETTPTRAWTDTSGSSVGGGRTAAEQALALTPVTSSGAETVTVANPGTQTTTVNTTASLQITASDSKNNALTYSATGLPAGLSISSSGLISGTATTAGSSNVTVTASSGTASGSTTFTWTVGSAPPNLTGTHTLTASGQALDDPNHSTTAGTQLITWSPNGGSNQKWVFTQQSDGSYQIQNQQSQLCMDDNGGFTTPGTSVIQWTCTGNANQHWTATRLSSGAYTLTNVNSGLLVTTASTSNGALVTQQTNSGSALQQWTVN, from the coding sequence GTGAGACTCCGCAAAACCCTCCTGGCGTCCCTCGCCGCCGGCGCGTTGGCCGGCGTCGGCGCGCTGACGCCGGGCAGCGCCTCGGCGACGCCGCCGAACGCCACGTACACCGTCACCATCGGCTCGAACGGCACCTTCTCGGCGCAGTCCGACTCCCCGGCCGGGGCGTTCGTCGACCGCGACGGCACGTTCTACTTCCAGGAGTCCTACTCGGGCTACGGGTCGACCGACAGCCGGGTCTGGCAGTTCTACTCCGGCACCGACTTCGACAGCGCCGGCCTGAACACGACGATCAGCAACTCGGTCAACCCGGCCAACTCCCAGGACGCGAACAACAACACCACCTGGCGCTGCGACAACAGCCCGACCGGCCTGTCCAGCACCAGCGCCGGGTCCGGCTCGGGCTACACCCAGCCGAACTTCTGCGACCTGATCGGGATGTGGGTCGACCCCGACACCGGCAACTGGGTCGGTCTGGTGCACAACGAGTTCACGCCGCAGCCCTTCGGCGACGGCCTGCACTACGACGCCATCGACTACGCCGTGTCCACCGACCGGGGTATGACCTGGAAGATCGAGGGCCACGCGATCACCTCGCCGTACAGCACCACCCGCAACGACACGACGGCGTTCCCGAACCAGACGTACTACTACGGCGACGGCGACCAGCGGCTGTACGTGGACACCGCGTCCGGCTACTTCTACGTCTACTACGGCTCCCGCGTGGTCCCCAAGGGCGGCGTCGGCGGCAGCACCGGCGGGCTGGCGCACGTCGCGCGCGCCCCGATCAGCGGCAAGATGGCGACCGGGACCTGGCAGAAGTGGTACAACGGCGCCTGGACGCAGCCCGGTGTCGGCGGCCTGGAGAGCAACATGGAGCCGGTCGACTCCAGCAACCCGACCGGCTACACCGCCCCGGCCAACGACTACGACCCGGCCAACACCGGGACCGTGGACCAGCAGGTGTCGGCCGGGCAGCTGCCCTCGAAGTCGCCGCTGTTCATCATGAACATCACCTACAACGCCTACCTGGGCCTGTACCTCGGCACGCCCGAGGTCGTGTCCGGCACGCAGCCGCAGCAGTACTACGTCACCGACGACCTGTCGACACAGAAGTGGTACTACGTCGGCGACTCGGGGTCCTCCTACACCCAGGGGTCCTGGTACCGGTGGTTCGCCGACAGCGGCGACAAGTGGAACCCGACCATCGTCGGCAAGTCGTTCCGCGCGTACTGCTCGGTGGCCTGCGTGAACAACGCCGGCTCGCTGTACACCAACGAGACGATCGGCTCCACCGCGCCGGCGCAGCCGCCGGTGGACACCACCAAGTCCTACACGATCGGCACCTCCGCGGGCCGCGTGCTGGCGCAGGTCGCGAGCAGTACGGCGACCACCTCCGACGCCGCCGCGACCGGCTCGACGCTGGAGGCGTGGCAGTTCACCGCCAACGGCGACGGCTCCTACCGCATCACCAACTCCTCGACCGGCCAGGCCCTCGGCGTCGACTCGTCGACGACCTCCAGCCGGGCCTGGGGCACCGCGCCGACCGCGACGACGCTGTCCGGCGGGACCGGCAGCGTCGGGCAGCAGTGGTGGATCGTGCCGGTGACCGGCGCGAGCGGCAGCTACAAGCTGGTCAACAGGTACAGCGGCCTGGTGCTGGCACTGTCGTCGAACACCTCGCGGCTCGCCGAGACCACCCCGACGCGCGCCTGGACCGACACCTCGGGCAGCAGCGTCGGCGGCGGCCGGACCGCGGCGGAGCAGGCGCTGGCGCTCACGCCGGTGACGTCGTCGGGCGCCGAGACGGTGACGGTGGCGAACCCGGGAACGCAGACCACGACCGTGAACACCACGGCCTCGCTGCAGATCACCGCCTCGGACAGCAAGAACAACGCCCTGACGTACTCCGCGACCGGGCTGCCGGCCGGGCTGTCGATCAGCTCCTCCGGACTGATCTCCGGCACGGCGACCACGGCCGGTTCGTCGAACGTGACGGTGACCGCCTCGTCGGGGACCGCGAGCGGATCGACGACGTTCACCTGGACCGTCGGGTCGGCGCCGCCGAACCTGACCGGCACGCACACGCTGACCGCGTCGGGCCAGGCGCTGGACGACCCGAACCACTCCACGACCGCCGGCACGCAGCTGATCACCTGGTCGCCGAACGGCGGATCGAACCAGAAGTGGGTGTTCACACAGCAGTCGGACGGCTCGTACCAGATCCAGAACCAGCAGTCGCAGCTGTGCATGGACGACAACGGCGGGTTCACGACGCCGGGGACGTCGGTGATCCAGTGGACCTGCACCGGGAACGCCAACCAGCACTGGACGGCGACGCGTCTGAGCAGCGGTGCGTACACGTTGACGAACGTGAACAGCGGGCTGCTGGTGACGACGGCTTCGACGTCGAACGGGGCGCTGGTCACGCAGCAGACGAACAGCGGGTCGGCGCTTCAGCAGTGGACCGTCAACTAA